Proteins encoded in a region of the Euleptes europaea isolate rEulEur1 chromosome 3, rEulEur1.hap1, whole genome shotgun sequence genome:
- the LOC130474621 gene encoding CLOCK-interacting pacemaker-like, with protein MPSDQPSPPSHPPKPGKKTTLGRSSKPESLSSEGCPGQAKKATAGLDSSGKSHHSSSEVEKDSGFSDVSSEYLSTVEQTDTEDQPASSLRRPVKLQRAPLKASGALPGSTFTGLAPMYIVKNVALKQPLGPSAPTQFLAWSSQHPLNSLQGSPARVLFIQQPLAALKPLLPSQKPAAKETCPPSLSTYPKIAPHPSRDRQAKAGPVASAAGNISKNKRFCLEEIWVSSSEPVAPKHGGEKQGREPLPSPLDQPAPAAVGLEALSQNVVTSSTGSGTADLDQAEVRMISRASKKLGFSSLGKQRRFHNTVEILRKSGLLGITLRTKELIRQNSSTQRDLADLREQAQLLCEAVQSNDALAWTRLQEAVSRSADYWASKGATSCPPQGGQILAAEAGGSPPSSPINLSIAPHTLADLALP; from the exons ATGCCTTCCGACCAGCCATCCCCGCCTAGTCATCCACCCAAGCCTGGGAAAAAGACTACCCTGGGCCGGTCCTCGAAGCCAGAGAGCCTCAGCTCAGAGGGCTGCCCAGGGCAGGCCAAGAAGGCGACGGCGGGCCTCGATTCCAGCGGGAAGTCCCATCATTCGTCCAGTGAAGTGGAGAAGGACTCTGGGTTTTCAG ATGTGAGCTCGGAGTACCTGAGCACCGTGGAGCAGACCGACACGGAAGACCAGCCCGCCTCCTCGCTTCGCCGCCCCGTCAAGCTGCAGAGGGCGCCGCTAAAGGCATCCGGGGCCCTCCCTGGCAGCACCTTCACTGGCCTTGCGCCCATGTACATTGTCAAAAATGTTGCCCTCAAACAG CCCCTGGGTCCGTCCGCCCCGACCCAGTTCCTGGCGTGGAGCAGCCAGCACCCCCTCAACAGCCTCCAGGGCTCTCCTGCCCGCGTGCTCTTCATACAGCAGCCATTGGCCGCCTTGAAGCCCCTGCTTCCTAGCCAGAAACCAGCTGCCAAGGAAACCTGCCCACCCAGCCTCAGCACCTATCCCAAAATCGCCCCTCATCCCAGCCGGGACCGGCAGGCCAAGGCAGGACCAGTGGCCTCTGCGGCAGGAAACATCAGCAAGAACAAGCGCTTCTGCCTGGAAGAGATCTGGGTGTCGTCTTCCGAACCCGTGGCACCAAAACACGGTGGGGAGAAGCAGGGAAGGGAGCCGCTGCCGTCTCCCTTGGACCAGCCAGCACCTGCTGCTGTTGGCCTGGAGGCCCTCTCCCAGAATGTCGTCACCTCGTCCACCGGCTCCGGGACGGCTGACTTGGACCAGGCGGAGGTGCGGATGATCTCCAGAGCCTCCAAGAAGCTGGGCTTCAGCAGCCTGGGCAAGCAGCGCCGTTTTCACAACACGGTCGAGATCCTCCGGAAGTCGGGGCTGCTGGGCATCACGCTGAGGACCAAAGAGCTGATCCGGCAGAACAGCAGCACGCAGCGGGACTTGGCTGACCTGCGGGAACAGGCCCAGCTCCTCTGCGAGGCCGTCCAGAGTAATGATGCCCTCGCCTGGACTCGCCTCCAGGAGGCCGTAAGCCGCTCTGCGGATTACTGGGCTAGCAAGGGTGCCACTTCCTGCCCACCACAAGGGGGGCAGATCCTGGCGGCTGAGGCTGGGGGATCTCCCCCCAGTTCACCCATAAATTTGTCCATCGCGCCTCACACTTTGGCGGACCTAGCGCTGCCTTAG